A DNA window from Ralstonia solanacearum K60 contains the following coding sequences:
- a CDS encoding MFS transporter — MTGKATRIDLFSLRTPQMRAFHLTWLAFFVCFYAWFACAPLMPVLKGEFHLTPGQIANINIAAVAVTILVRLIVGPLCDRFGPRKTYTGLLVIGAVPVLGVALAQSYEAFLFFRLAIGAIGASFVITQYHTSVMFAPNVVGTANAAAAGWGNAGGGVAQGTMPLLLTAIVMLGVTQGLGWRIAMVVPGVAMLIVAALYWRYTQDCPEGNFDDLRAAGKTIEGGKKGGWGSFVTAAGNYRVWLLFVTYGACFGVEIFIHNIAATYYVDRFGLSLSAAGMAAASFGLLALFARALGGIVSDRVARRRGLDARAQLLCVLMLGEGLGLLGFAHAGTATMAVLAMLGFGLFTHMACGATYALVPFIDRRALGGVAGIIGAGGNVGAVAAGFLMKGLGDAQQTLSVLGVLVGLSALCAVAVRFSAEHKAREQALYDNTLAASAANV; from the coding sequence ATGACCGGCAAAGCCACCCGAATCGATCTGTTCAGCCTGCGCACGCCGCAGATGCGTGCCTTCCACCTTACGTGGCTGGCCTTCTTCGTGTGCTTCTATGCGTGGTTCGCCTGCGCACCGCTGATGCCGGTGCTCAAGGGCGAGTTCCACCTCACGCCCGGGCAGATCGCCAATATCAATATTGCCGCGGTGGCGGTGACGATCCTGGTGCGGTTGATCGTCGGTCCGCTGTGCGACCGCTTCGGCCCGCGCAAGACCTACACGGGCCTGCTGGTGATCGGCGCCGTGCCCGTGCTGGGCGTGGCGCTGGCGCAGAGCTACGAGGCCTTCCTGTTCTTCCGCCTGGCCATCGGCGCCATCGGCGCGAGCTTCGTCATCACGCAGTACCACACCTCGGTGATGTTCGCGCCCAACGTGGTCGGCACCGCCAACGCGGCCGCGGCCGGCTGGGGCAATGCGGGCGGCGGCGTGGCACAGGGCACGATGCCGCTGCTGCTGACCGCCATCGTCATGCTGGGCGTGACCCAGGGCCTGGGCTGGCGCATCGCCATGGTGGTGCCAGGAGTGGCCATGCTGATCGTCGCGGCGCTGTACTGGCGCTATACGCAGGACTGCCCCGAAGGCAACTTCGACGACCTGCGCGCCGCCGGCAAGACCATTGAGGGCGGCAAGAAAGGCGGCTGGGGCAGCTTCGTGACCGCCGCCGGCAACTACCGCGTGTGGCTGCTGTTCGTCACCTACGGAGCGTGCTTTGGGGTGGAGATCTTCATCCACAACATCGCCGCCACCTACTACGTCGATCGCTTCGGCCTGTCGCTGTCGGCTGCCGGCATGGCCGCGGCCAGCTTCGGCTTGCTGGCGCTGTTTGCCCGTGCGCTGGGCGGCATCGTGTCGGACCGCGTGGCGCGCCGCCGCGGCCTGGATGCGCGCGCCCAGTTGCTGTGCGTGCTGATGCTGGGCGAGGGCCTGGGCCTGCTGGGCTTCGCGCATGCCGGCACCGCAACGATGGCCGTGCTGGCGATGCTCGGCTTCGGCCTGTTCACCCACATGGCGTGCGGCGCCACCTACGCGCTGGTGCCGTTCATCGACCGCCGCGCGCTGGGCGGCGTGGCCGGCATCATCGGCGCGGGCGGCAACGTGGGTGCGGTGGCGGCGGGCTTCCTGATGAAGGGCCTGGGCGACGCGCAGCAGACGCTGTCGGTGCTGGGCGTGCTGGTCGGGCTGTCCGCCCTTTGCGCCGTCGCGGTGCGCTTCTCGGCAGAACACAAGGCGCGCGAACAAGCGCTGTATGACAACACCCTGGCGGCCTCGGCTGCCAACGTTTAA
- a CDS encoding methyl-accepting chemotaxis protein: MRVNEPVTQREYDFPDNATLMSTTDTQSYITYANAAFVEVSGFSREEIESQPHNIVRHPDMPPEAFADMWATLKGGEPWTALVKNRRKNGDHYWVRANATPVVRDGRPAGYMSVRTKPSREEVAAAEALYRDFRAGQAGSRTFHKGLIVRTGLMAWRSLFQVMPVRWRIHLAFMVLLPLTLAGAWGAGLSGVAFGGFAAAQVAVLALASWWLQAQIARPLEQTLQQALRVASGESQKAVHMDRVDEIGMTLRTISQLGLMFRWLIDDVSEQVLNVQAASQEIARGNSDINSRTEQAASSVQQTSSSMTQMTATVASNAETAGEANQLSGAATEAAVNGGRAMAEVVATMEAISQSAGQIADIIGVIDSIAFQTNILALNAAVEAARAGEQGRGFAVVAGEVRALAQRSASAAKEIKELIGASVGKVESGSRLVDEAGKTMDDIVSQVKRVSSMIAEISLATAEQTDGIMQVSQAVTHLDQITQENATLVEQGATAAESLRVQATRLVEAVGVFR; this comes from the coding sequence ATGCGTGTCAACGAACCCGTTACCCAGCGCGAATATGATTTCCCCGACAACGCGACGCTGATGTCGACCACCGACACCCAGAGCTACATCACTTATGCGAACGCCGCGTTCGTCGAGGTCAGCGGTTTTTCCCGGGAGGAGATCGAGAGCCAGCCGCACAACATCGTGCGCCACCCCGACATGCCGCCCGAGGCGTTTGCCGATATGTGGGCCACGCTCAAGGGCGGCGAGCCCTGGACCGCGCTGGTCAAGAACCGCCGCAAGAACGGCGATCACTACTGGGTGCGCGCCAATGCCACGCCGGTGGTGCGCGACGGGCGCCCGGCCGGCTATATGTCGGTGCGGACCAAGCCCTCGCGCGAGGAAGTGGCGGCCGCCGAGGCGCTCTACCGCGATTTCCGCGCCGGCCAGGCCGGCAGCCGCACCTTCCACAAGGGCCTGATCGTGCGGACCGGGCTGATGGCCTGGCGCTCGCTCTTCCAGGTCATGCCGGTGCGCTGGCGCATCCACCTGGCATTCATGGTGCTGCTGCCGCTGACGCTGGCGGGGGCCTGGGGTGCAGGCCTGTCGGGGGTGGCGTTCGGCGGCTTTGCCGCCGCGCAGGTGGCCGTCCTGGCGCTGGCGTCGTGGTGGCTGCAGGCGCAGATCGCCCGGCCGCTCGAGCAGACGCTGCAGCAGGCGCTGCGCGTGGCATCGGGCGAGAGCCAGAAGGCGGTGCACATGGACCGCGTCGATGAGATCGGCATGACCCTGCGGACCATCAGCCAGCTCGGCCTGATGTTCCGCTGGCTGATCGACGACGTCAGCGAGCAGGTGCTCAACGTCCAGGCCGCGAGCCAGGAGATCGCCCGCGGCAACAGCGACATCAACTCGCGCACCGAGCAGGCGGCCTCCAGCGTGCAGCAGACCTCCAGTTCGATGACGCAGATGACGGCCACCGTGGCCAGCAACGCCGAGACCGCGGGCGAGGCCAACCAGCTCTCGGGCGCCGCGACCGAGGCGGCCGTCAACGGCGGCCGCGCCATGGCCGAGGTGGTCGCCACGATGGAGGCGATCTCGCAGAGCGCCGGGCAGATCGCCGACATCATCGGCGTGATCGACAGCATTGCGTTCCAGACCAACATCCTGGCGCTCAACGCCGCGGTGGAGGCGGCGCGCGCGGGCGAGCAGGGCCGGGGCTTCGCGGTAGTGGCCGGCGAGGTGCGGGCGCTGGCGCAGCGCAGTGCCAGCGCGGCCAAGGAGATCAAGGAGCTGATCGGCGCCAGTGTTGGCAAGGTGGAGTCCGGCTCGCGGCTGGTCGATGAGGCCGGCAAGACCATGGACGACATCGTCAGCCAGGTCAAGCGCGTCTCGTCCATGATCGCCGAGATCAGTCTGGCGACCGCAGAGCAGACCGACGGCATCATGCAGGTGAGCCAAGCGGTCACCCACCTGGACCAGATCACGCAGGAGAACGCCACGCTGGTGGAGCAGGGCGCCACGGCGGCGGAGAGCCTGCGGGTGCAGGCGACCCGTCTCGTGGAGGCCGTCGGCGTGTTCCGCTGA
- the tzs gene encoding adenylate dimethylallyltransferase Tzs translates to MPIRLYLIWGATTTGKTAQSVALARATGAPVISLDRVQCCHELAVGSGRPLPSELLGTRREYLCDRSVSSGVIPAADANQLLFDKVVRYSAHERALILEGGSVSLINAMIRDARWSALGEWALRRIVLPGRAVFIAQAIKRVRDMLEPPPGHASILDELEGLWAHPGNHAVLEDVDGYRQIIRYARASQVPIDRITSIDRSTMATLVERIAQEYWEHALWQEQEFLGIPATWRRADDA, encoded by the coding sequence ATGCCCATTCGCCTGTATCTGATCTGGGGCGCCACCACCACGGGCAAGACCGCGCAGTCCGTCGCCCTGGCCCGCGCCACCGGCGCGCCCGTCATTTCACTCGATCGGGTGCAATGCTGCCACGAGCTGGCGGTGGGGAGCGGCCGCCCGTTGCCGTCCGAGCTGCTCGGGACGCGGCGCGAATACCTGTGCGACCGCAGCGTGTCGAGCGGCGTGATCCCGGCGGCGGACGCGAATCAGTTGCTGTTCGACAAGGTGGTCCGCTATTCGGCCCATGAGCGGGCGCTGATCCTGGAGGGCGGCTCGGTCTCGCTGATCAACGCGATGATCCGCGATGCGCGCTGGTCGGCGCTGGGCGAGTGGGCATTGCGCAGGATCGTGCTGCCGGGACGGGCGGTCTTCATAGCGCAGGCCATCAAGCGCGTGCGGGACATGCTCGAGCCGCCGCCGGGGCACGCGAGCATCCTGGACGAACTGGAGGGTCTGTGGGCGCATCCCGGGAATCACGCCGTCCTGGAAGATGTCGACGGATACCGGCAGATCATCCGCTATGCGCGAGCATCGCAGGTGCCCATCGATCGGATCACCTCGATCGACCGGAGCACGATGGCGACCCTGGTGGAGCGGATCGCGCAGGAGTATTGGGAGCATGCGCTCTGGCAGGAGCAGGAGTTTCTCGGCATTCCGGCCACCTGGCGCCGCGCGGATGACGCGTGA
- a CDS encoding LLM class flavin-dependent oxidoreductase, translated as MIKSWIFEQVNVSTPADAGRFDPAAFQHELDWRLNTWTDAEALGFHGVFFSEHHFSGVRISPSPAVLAAAVAARTTVLRIGVLGWVLPLWQPWRFLEQVGMLDHLSQGRLEIGVARGSSPQEAEAVGVAAEDIGPMYDEALDILDKAWAEPTLSHQGRYWSFDRLPVLPRPLQQPGPTVWGTVRSEASARAIALRGYSACTGFLPTGEAKALFDSYRDAVSARTVHDCAAKLALRRCLFVADTESEALEQAAAAREKMPSILAEDTIAGTPQSVTEQIVYQMRETGAGNIIGFFAGNHDDRDAILSSYRLFGAQVIPVLNRTPL; from the coding sequence ATGATCAAGTCATGGATATTCGAGCAGGTCAATGTCTCGACTCCCGCCGACGCCGGCAGGTTTGACCCCGCTGCGTTCCAGCATGAACTCGACTGGCGGCTGAACACCTGGACCGACGCGGAGGCCTTGGGTTTTCACGGCGTCTTCTTCAGCGAGCATCACTTCAGCGGCGTGCGCATCAGCCCGTCTCCGGCCGTGCTGGCCGCCGCGGTGGCGGCCCGGACCACCGTGCTGCGCATCGGCGTGCTCGGCTGGGTGCTGCCGCTGTGGCAACCCTGGCGCTTCCTGGAACAGGTGGGGATGCTCGACCACCTGAGCCAGGGGCGGCTCGAAATCGGGGTGGCACGCGGATCGAGCCCCCAGGAGGCCGAAGCGGTCGGGGTCGCCGCCGAGGACATCGGTCCCATGTACGACGAGGCGCTCGACATTCTCGACAAGGCGTGGGCCGAGCCGACGCTGTCGCACCAGGGCCGCTACTGGTCGTTCGACCGCCTGCCGGTGCTGCCGCGTCCGCTCCAGCAGCCGGGGCCGACGGTGTGGGGCACCGTGCGCAGCGAAGCCTCCGCGCGGGCGATCGCGCTGCGGGGGTACAGCGCCTGTACCGGCTTCCTGCCGACCGGCGAGGCGAAGGCGCTGTTCGACAGCTATCGCGATGCGGTGTCGGCGCGCACGGTGCACGACTGCGCCGCAAAGCTGGCGCTGCGGCGCTGCCTGTTCGTGGCGGACACCGAATCCGAAGCCCTGGAGCAGGCCGCCGCGGCCCGCGAGAAGATGCCGTCCATCCTGGCCGAGGACACCATCGCCGGCACCCCGCAGTCGGTGACCGAGCAGATCGTGTACCAGATGCGCGAGACCGGCGCCGGCAACATCATCGGCTTCTTCGCCGGCAATCATGATGACCGCGACGCGATCCTGTCGTCGTATCGCTTGTTCGGTGCCCAGGTGATTCCGGTGCTGAACCGCACGCCGCTCTAA
- a CDS encoding Ca2+-dependent phosphoinositide-specific phospholipase C, whose amino-acid sequence MRLFGSAGRLRSLLCAITFGLVLTSPARALDIEYTPASKLNNVTLAGSHNTYDKKSDFEYLTYALDKVQVIELDVWAAAGKWYVSHSSPLGNVNNCPKSGVIGADRNQDLRSCIDSLRTWHDSHPQHELVIVKMELKAGLLNSPSSLDDLISDISGGGAAARIPASSIFKPSDLMCFNAPSCTSRYATPEEAARAGNWPTLQSLRGKFMFMMVPGTVSDSGPRTYAAALRTGQAQIVFPAVFANANTASADPRLSYYTGDDAASRPWSVVFDMQSGVLDSVTSWMAQNNLLIFVSDSTPGGSSADVTAGRARLRALSQTYRANVVDTDQETSGIPYAFDRP is encoded by the coding sequence ATGCGTCTTTTCGGATCGGCAGGCCGCCTGCGCAGCCTGCTTTGCGCGATCACCTTCGGGCTCGTGCTCACCAGCCCTGCCCGCGCGCTGGACATCGAATACACCCCGGCCAGCAAGCTCAACAACGTCACGCTGGCCGGCTCGCACAACACCTACGACAAGAAGAGCGACTTCGAATACCTCACCTACGCACTGGACAAGGTGCAGGTCATCGAACTCGATGTGTGGGCCGCGGCGGGCAAGTGGTATGTCTCGCATAGCAGCCCGCTGGGCAACGTCAACAATTGTCCTAAAAGCGGCGTCATCGGCGCCGACCGCAACCAGGACCTGCGTTCGTGCATCGACAGCCTGCGCACCTGGCACGACAGCCATCCGCAGCACGAGCTCGTCATCGTCAAGATGGAGCTCAAGGCCGGCCTGCTCAATTCGCCGTCCAGCCTCGACGATCTCATCAGCGATATCTCGGGCGGCGGCGCTGCGGCGCGCATTCCCGCCTCGTCGATCTTCAAGCCGTCCGACCTGATGTGCTTCAACGCACCGTCCTGCACGAGCCGGTACGCCACGCCGGAAGAAGCCGCCCGCGCCGGCAACTGGCCAACGCTGCAGTCGCTGCGCGGCAAGTTCATGTTCATGATGGTGCCCGGCACGGTGTCGGACAGCGGTCCGCGCACCTACGCGGCGGCGCTGCGCACGGGGCAAGCGCAGATCGTCTTCCCGGCGGTCTTCGCCAACGCCAACACCGCCTCCGCCGACCCGCGCCTGTCGTACTACACCGGCGACGACGCGGCCAGCCGCCCGTGGAGCGTGGTCTTCGACATGCAGTCGGGCGTGCTCGACAGCGTGACCAGCTGGATGGCGCAGAACAACCTCCTGATCTTCGTCAGCGACTCCACGCCGGGCGGCTCGTCGGCGGACGTGACGGCGGGCCGCGCACGCCTGCGCGCGCTGAGCCAGACCTACCGCGCCAACGTCGTCGACACCGACCAGGAAACCTCCGGCATTCCGTACGCGTTCGACCGGCCCTGA
- a CDS encoding NEL-type E3 ubiquitin ligase domain-containing protein: protein MLHARIADIKLAHELEARHDINTHIGTEANLLRSLSRSPTWRTFLTQHHPVEFTANTLLWNAALEELGAKSASGSAGTARSTGNPATFGSRTEALAQARAMPALGTGLAFRHLQENATVMVMEAMTQKLVAENAPVPSESDAHAALLEDPDWLAYLQKEHPADPAFTAAGTDARERHEQLLRLTRQKIADARGIAQAPRGAPTDGDRMAGLNA from the coding sequence ATGCTGCATGCACGCATTGCCGACATCAAACTGGCGCATGAACTCGAAGCGCGGCACGACATCAACACCCACATCGGTACGGAAGCGAATCTGCTGCGCAGCCTGTCCAGGAGCCCGACCTGGCGAACGTTCCTGACCCAGCACCACCCCGTCGAGTTCACCGCCAACACGCTGCTGTGGAACGCCGCGCTGGAAGAACTCGGGGCGAAATCCGCCAGCGGATCGGCGGGCACCGCGCGATCGACCGGGAACCCGGCTACCTTCGGCTCACGCACCGAGGCCTTGGCCCAGGCGCGCGCGATGCCGGCCCTCGGCACCGGCCTGGCGTTTCGGCACCTGCAGGAAAATGCGACCGTCATGGTGATGGAAGCGATGACGCAAAAGCTTGTCGCGGAAAACGCGCCCGTGCCCAGCGAAAGCGACGCCCATGCCGCGCTGCTGGAAGATCCCGACTGGCTGGCCTACCTGCAGAAGGAACATCCCGCAGACCCGGCCTTCACCGCAGCCGGCACGGATGCCCGGGAGCGACACGAACAGCTGTTGCGGTTGACCCGACAGAAAATCGCCGACGCGCGCGGGATCGCGCAAGCGCCCCGCGGTGCGCCGACGGACGGCGACCGGATGGCGGGACTAAACGCCTAG
- a CDS encoding GNAT family N-acetyltransferase yields MAGPFGHDWLRRTARQHQEKDLSRTYVAIWAGDSKRIAGYYALSATLIQTEGVQGQKLPREVSAVLLGRLAVGKNDQGQGLGEYLLMHALEAALKTADIIGVQCVVADAIDDSAVRFYQKYGFVPLTTQPMRLVLALGTVRQLLVWLADQEASGRRETNHDDLSMEIAPHAAQVGAIRRCVVSGSRPIAHPVGLYGAHLPRGILFGYGNARRGLTGAQRDESPGVL; encoded by the coding sequence TTGGCTGGACCCTTTGGACACGACTGGCTGCGCAGAACAGCCAGGCAGCATCAAGAAAAGGATTTGTCGCGCACGTATGTCGCGATTTGGGCCGGGGATTCCAAGCGGATCGCCGGCTACTATGCCCTGAGTGCCACGTTGATTCAAACGGAGGGGGTGCAGGGCCAGAAGCTTCCTCGAGAAGTATCCGCAGTGCTCCTGGGGCGGCTTGCCGTCGGCAAGAATGACCAGGGCCAGGGCCTCGGCGAATACCTCCTGATGCATGCGCTGGAAGCCGCGCTCAAGACGGCAGACATCATTGGCGTTCAATGCGTCGTAGCGGACGCCATAGACGACTCGGCGGTCCGCTTTTATCAGAAGTACGGTTTCGTCCCGCTCACGACACAGCCCATGCGACTGGTCCTGGCGCTGGGCACGGTTCGGCAACTCCTTGTGTGGCTGGCTGACCAAGAGGCTTCAGGCAGAAGGGAGACAAACCATGACGACCTGTCGATGGAGATTGCCCCGCACGCCGCCCAGGTGGGGGCGATTAGGCGCTGTGTGGTTTCCGGATCGAGGCCAATAGCGCACCCAGTTGGTCTCTACGGCGCCCATTTGCCCCGAGGAATCCTATTCGGATATGGCAATGCTCGGCGAGGTCTGACCGGCGCTCAGCGGGATGAATCACCGGGCGTCCTCTAG
- a CDS encoding dihydrofolate reductase family protein, producing the protein MIGLDGPISARSIANTLQRRGVRHLFVEGGTRVLSMCVSEAVFDRFRLAIAPCFVGRAGASRLQLWRDRMWGPSFRLVAARVRLLGERPSLNDQME; encoded by the coding sequence GTGATCGGGCTGGATGGCCCGATCTCCGCGCGCAGCATCGCGAACACGCTGCAGCGCAGAGGTGTCCGGCACCTCTTCGTTGAAGGCGGCACGCGGGTGCTGTCGATGTGCGTTTCGGAAGCGGTTTTTGATCGGTTTCGCCTGGCGATCGCCCCATGCTTTGTCGGCCGGGCGGGCGCCTCCCGCTTGCAGCTTTGGCGTGATCGGATGTGGGGCCCGTCATTCCGCCTGGTTGCCGCCAGGGTCAGGCTCCTTGGGGAACGACCATCGCTCAATGACCAAATGGAATAA
- the ribA gene encoding GTP cyclohydrolase II RibA — protein MIPTIAQDARTQDAPRVRTAAQLPVHLADGREVSSTIYSFHGLCDGKEHFALQFGHADAEAPLVRLHSECITGDVLGSARCDCGPQLRESLGRLHEEGGYLLYLRQEGRGIDLYNKLDAYRLQELGHDTFAANRALGYGNDERNYAAAAEMLAALDVGRITLLTNNLDKRRQLEALGIEVASVRPTGVFSGPHNLRYLEAKVRHTHHTIALPGAIEPA, from the coding sequence ATGATTCCGACAATCGCACAAGACGCGCGCACCCAGGACGCTCCGCGCGTGCGCACCGCTGCCCAGTTGCCCGTCCATCTGGCCGATGGGCGCGAAGTGTCCAGCACGATCTATAGCTTCCACGGCCTCTGCGACGGCAAGGAGCACTTTGCCCTGCAGTTCGGGCACGCCGATGCCGAGGCGCCGCTTGTCCGGCTGCATTCCGAGTGCATCACGGGCGATGTCCTCGGCTCGGCCCGGTGCGACTGCGGCCCGCAACTGCGGGAATCCCTGGGTCGGCTGCACGAAGAAGGCGGCTACCTCCTCTACCTGCGGCAGGAAGGGCGCGGCATCGACCTGTACAACAAGCTGGATGCCTATCGCCTGCAGGAGCTTGGGCACGACACGTTCGCGGCCAACCGCGCCCTCGGCTATGGCAACGATGAGCGCAATTACGCGGCCGCCGCCGAGATGCTGGCAGCGCTGGACGTGGGCCGCATCACGCTGCTCACCAACAACCTCGACAAGCGGCGCCAGCTCGAAGCGCTTGGCATCGAAGTCGCATCCGTCCGGCCTACCGGGGTCTTTTCCGGCCCGCATAACCTGCGGTACCTGGAGGCCAAGGTCCGCCACACGCATCACACGATCGCACTGCCGGGCGCGATCGAGCCAGCCTGA
- a CDS encoding DoxX family protein has protein sequence MSAMSTTAPSGPSKFLNAGLWAAQALICVGFVIIGGIKLFKPIPELAAMWPWTGQFPEAFVRSLGVIDAAGGLGIFLPALLRIKPGLSVLAALGCVALQVCAMVFHISRGEVAAIPVNIVFLALSVFVLWGRRKLPVFAR, from the coding sequence ATGTCCGCCATGTCGACGACCGCGCCTTCCGGCCCCAGCAAATTCCTGAATGCGGGCCTGTGGGCGGCGCAGGCTTTGATCTGCGTCGGGTTCGTTATTATCGGGGGCATCAAGCTCTTCAAGCCGATTCCCGAACTGGCCGCGATGTGGCCCTGGACCGGGCAGTTCCCGGAAGCCTTTGTCCGCAGCCTTGGCGTGATCGATGCGGCGGGCGGTCTCGGCATCTTCTTGCCCGCGCTCCTGCGCATCAAGCCGGGCCTGTCCGTGCTTGCGGCGCTCGGCTGCGTGGCGCTGCAGGTCTGCGCCATGGTGTTCCATATCTCGCGCGGGGAAGTCGCCGCGATCCCGGTGAATATCGTGTTTCTTGCGCTGTCCGTGTTCGTGCTGTGGGGGCGACGCAAGCTTCCGGTCTTCGCACGCTGA
- a CDS encoding TetR/AcrR family transcriptional regulator, translating to MARKRAAILDAAQDAFLRLGYDGASMEGIASAAGVSIMTLYRHAKRKEDLFAAVITNTCGHFSDDDEQAELEAMLRMDLRQVLIEAGVTFQDKLASPRITALLRVVITEMERFPNLADMVYRAFFERWEVNLDAFLARHEQANPVGAKTRRTLCQAFFNRLVGTDAFRVLLGMKGIPAKERLERAHAAADAMLEKLGGTVRARGD from the coding sequence TTGGCGCGAAAGCGCGCAGCCATCCTCGATGCAGCGCAGGATGCGTTCCTGCGCCTCGGCTATGACGGCGCGAGCATGGAAGGCATCGCCAGCGCCGCCGGCGTCTCGATCATGACGCTCTATCGGCATGCCAAACGCAAGGAAGACCTCTTCGCTGCCGTCATCACCAATACGTGCGGCCACTTCAGCGACGACGACGAACAGGCCGAACTCGAAGCGATGCTGCGCATGGACCTCAGGCAGGTCCTGATCGAAGCCGGTGTCACCTTCCAGGACAAATTGGCCAGCCCCCGGATCACGGCGCTGCTGCGCGTGGTGATCACGGAGATGGAGCGGTTCCCGAACCTTGCCGACATGGTTTATCGCGCGTTCTTCGAACGCTGGGAAGTGAATCTCGATGCGTTCCTGGCCCGGCACGAGCAAGCCAACCCGGTTGGGGCGAAGACGCGCAGGACGCTGTGCCAAGCGTTCTTCAACCGACTCGTCGGCACGGACGCCTTCCGCGTGCTGCTGGGCATGAAGGGCATCCCGGCGAAGGAACGCCTTGAGCGCGCCCACGCGGCTGCCGACGCGATGCTCGAAAAGCTCGGGGGCACGGTTCGCGCACGCGGCGACTAG
- a CDS encoding aminotransferase class III-fold pyridoxal phosphate-dependent enzyme: MPDNAGRVGESLRHKLAAATADYPFIREVRGRGLMIAIGFSNSYAGGIEAFVREFANRMSGDAAATYRMLSGKAKHHIRAAIKEVEKSFEEMFVLRFVTKLSQEHGVLTFVTANNNRVMRIQPPLVFDEEQAQRFVDAFSRVCKDMSTFLDA, encoded by the coding sequence ATGCCGGACAATGCCGGACGGGTCGGCGAAAGCCTCCGGCACAAGCTGGCGGCGGCCACCGCCGACTATCCGTTCATCCGCGAAGTGCGCGGCCGGGGCCTGATGATCGCCATCGGGTTCAGCAACAGCTATGCCGGCGGCATCGAGGCCTTCGTCCGCGAGTTCGCCAACCGCATGTCGGGCGATGCGGCGGCCACCTACCGGATGCTCTCCGGCAAGGCCAAGCACCATATCCGCGCGGCCATCAAGGAAGTGGAGAAGAGTTTCGAGGAGATGTTCGTCCTGCGCTTCGTCACCAAGCTCTCGCAGGAGCACGGCGTCCTCACCTTTGTCACCGCCAACAACAACCGGGTGATGCGCATCCAGCCGCCGCTGGTGTTCGACGAGGAACAGGCGCAACGCTTTGTCGATGCGTTCTCCCGTGTCTGCAAGGACATGTCGACTTTTCTCGACGCGTAA
- a CDS encoding GbsR/MarR family transcriptional regulator — MQLSPLKQRFVLHFGEMGSRWGINRTVGQIYALLYAAREPINADEIAEALGFSRSNVSIGLKELESWKLVRLTHKPGDRREYFSAPDDIWTIFRTLAEERRKREIDPTLSLLRDVMLESPSDPDDRHAQARMKEMYQLITLVTTWFDDVQKLDADALQQLMKMGAKVQKLLEMKNKLAVVVGGKSK, encoded by the coding sequence ATGCAGCTTTCCCCCTTGAAACAGCGCTTCGTGCTGCATTTCGGCGAGATGGGCAGCCGCTGGGGCATCAACCGCACCGTCGGCCAGATCTATGCCCTGCTCTATGCCGCGCGCGAGCCCATCAACGCCGACGAGATCGCCGAGGCGCTGGGCTTCTCGCGCTCCAACGTCAGCATCGGGCTCAAGGAGCTGGAGTCGTGGAAACTGGTCCGGCTGACCCACAAGCCGGGCGACCGGCGCGAATACTTCTCCGCGCCCGACGACATCTGGACCATCTTCCGCACGCTGGCCGAAGAGCGCCGCAAGCGCGAGATCGACCCCACGCTGTCCCTGCTGCGCGACGTGATGCTCGAATCCCCGAGCGACCCGGACGACCGCCACGCCCAGGCGCGCATGAAAGAGATGTACCAGCTCATCACGCTGGTCACCACGTGGTTCGACGATGTGCAGAAGCTCGATGCCGACGCCCTGCAGCAGTTGATGAAAATGGGCGCCAAGGTGCAGAAGCTGCTGGAGATGAAGAACAAGCTCGCCGTGGTGGTTGGCGGCAAATCGAAGTAA